One window of Amaranthus tricolor cultivar Red isolate AtriRed21 chromosome 13, ASM2621246v1, whole genome shotgun sequence genomic DNA carries:
- the LOC130798651 gene encoding aminoaldehyde dehydrogenase BADH, with protein sequence MSIPIPSRQLFIDGEWREPIKKNRIPIINPSTEEIIGDIPNATAEDVEIAVSAARRALKRNKGRDWAATSGAHRAKYLRAIAAKITERKDHFVKLETIDSGKPMDEAVLDIDDVASCFEYFAGQAEALDAKQKYPVALPMDRFKCHVLREPIGVVGLITPWNYPLLMATWKIAPALAAGCTAVLKPSELASVTCLEFGEVCNEVGLPPGVLNILTGLGPDVGAPLVSHPDVDKIAFTGSSATGSKIMASAAQLVRPVTLELGGKSPIIVFDDVNLDTAAEWTIFGCFWTNGQICSATSRLLVHESIAAEFIDKLVKWSEKIKISDPFEEGCRLGPVISKGQYDKIMKYISNAKSEGATILYGGSRPEHLKKGYYIQPTIITDISTSMQIWREEVFGPVLCVKTFSSEDEAIDLANDTEYGLAAAVFSKDLERCDRISKALEVGAVWVNCSQPCFTQAPWGGTKRSGFGRELGEWGIENYLNIKQVTRDISTDEPWGWYKSP encoded by the exons ATGTCAATCCCAATCCCTTCTCGTCAGTTGTTTATTGATGGAGAATGGAGAGAACCCATCAAAAAGAACCGTATCCCTATTATCAACCCTTCTACTGAGGAAATCATCG gtgatattccaaatgccacTGCTGAGGATGTGGAGATTGCAGTTAGTGCAGCTAGAAGAGCACTGAAGAGGAATAAGGGCAGAGATTGGGCTGCTACATCTGGAGCTCACCGTGCTAAATACTTGCGCGCTATTGCTGCTAAA ATAACAGAAAGAAAGGATCATTTTGTTAAACTTGAAACCATTGATTCTGGGAAACCCATGGATGAAGCTGTGTTGGACATT GATGATGTTGCTTCGTGTTTTGAGTATTTTGCGGGTCAAGCAGAAGCTTTGGATGCTAAGCAAAAATATCCAGTCGCCCTTCCTATGGACAGATTCAAATGTCATGTTCTTAGGGAACCAATTGGTGTTGTTGGACTAATTACCCCATG GAATTACCCACTTTTAATGGCTACATGGAAAATTGCTCCAGCTCTTGCTGCTGGGTGTACCGCTGTACTTAAGCCATCAGAATTGGCATCTGT GACCTGCCTAGAATTCGGTGAAGTTTGCAACGAAGTCGGTCTTCCTCCAGGTGTGTTGAATATTTTGACAGGATTGGGTCCAGATGTGGGTGCGCCATTAGTATCTCATCCCGATGTTGACAAG ATTGCATTTACTGGAAGTAGTGCCACTGGAAGCAAAATTATGGCTTCTGCTGCCCAATTGGTCCGG CCGGTTACGCTGGAACTTGGAGGCAAAAGTCCTATTATTGTGTTCGACGATGTTAATCTTGACACGG CTGCTGAATGGACCATCTTTGGCTGTTTTTGGACAAATGGTCAAATATGCAGTGCAACCTCTCGACTTCTTGTGCAC GAAAGTATTGCAGCTGAATTTATTGACAAGCTTGTCAAATggagcgaaaaaataaaaatttctgaTCCATTTGAAGAAGGATGTCGGCTTGGTCCTGTTATTAGTAAGGGACAG TACGATAAAATTATGAAGTACATATCAAATGCAAAGAGTGAAGGGGCAACTATTTTGTATGGAGGTTCCCGTCCTGAG CATTTGAAGAAAGGTTATTACATTCAGCCAACCATTATAACTGATATCTCCACATCCATGCAAATTTGGAGGGAGGAAGTTTTTGGTCCGGTCTTGTGTGTTAAAACATTTAGTTCCGAAGATGAAGCCATAGATTTGGCCAATGATACAGA GTATGGTTTAGCTGCTGCTGTGTTTTCTAAAGATCTTGAAAGATGTGATAGAATATCGAAG GCTCTAGAAGTTGGAGCTGTTTGGGTTAATTGCTCACAGCCTTGCTTTACCCAAGCTCCATGGGGAGGCACCAAACGTAGTGGTTTTGGACGTGAACTTGGGGAATG GGGTATCGAGAATTACTTGAATATTAAGCAGGTGACTCGGGATATTTCTACTGATGAACCGTGGGGATGGTACAAGTCTCCTTGA
- the LOC130798652 gene encoding uncharacterized protein LOC130798652 encodes MAGNNSSYETSWADQWDPQSAYGSYDNNTKTKKKSSNYSNSNGSGTAKKKVEEGLAKTKEVASTGFKKVKQGTSLGFNWIKDKYHKTTQKH; translated from the coding sequence ATGGCAGGAAATAACAGTAGTTATGAGACTTCATGGGCAGATCAGTGGGACCCACAATCAGCTTATGGAAGCTATGACAATAACACTAAAACCAAGAAAAAGAGCAGCAATTACAGTAATAGCAATGGATCAGGAACTGCAAAGAAGAAGGTTGAAGAAGGACTTGCAAAGACTAAAGAAGTTGCTTCTACTGGTTTTAAGAAAGTTAAGCAGGGTACTTCCTTGGGGTTTAATTGGATCAAAGACAAGTATCATAAAACTACCCAAAAACATTAA
- the LOC130798653 gene encoding protein JINGUBANG-like, translating into MQTSSSCYLRSYSNEDSEQECHNSRSASFSSLPSLPRVHNLTNSNQQSPISNTLSHCITTLTGHTSYIFSLTLAGKFLYTGSSDNEIRVWKRNPFSYEAGDENHANNVVAVGKSAVKSLAVLTNQLFSAHQDCKIRVWKIKTQEPPKNIKYEKIATLPKLIDRTVKLINPNNQVEFRRHKKCTWVHHVDTVSALVLSRDQSLLYSVSWDRTLKVWRTSDFKCLESISNAHDDAINAVTVSYDGDVYTGSADRKIKVWRKPSGYKKHTLASTLEKHTSGINALALSPDGLLLYSGACDRSILVWEKNSHDESIELLGALRGHTKAILCLATVDDLVCSGSADKTVRVWRGVQNNYSCLAVLEGHQGPVKCLIAAADAYCPHNNTSSSNYILYSGSLDCDIRVWQVLVSK; encoded by the coding sequence ATGCAGACTTCATCATCGTGTTATTTACGTTCCTACTCGAATGAAGATTCTGAGCAAGAATGTCACAATTCTAGATCAGCTTCCTTCTCCTCTCTTCCTAGCCTTCCAAGAGTTCATAATCTTACTAATTCCAATCAACAAAGCCCTATTTCTAACACTCTAAGCCACTGCATAACCACTCTCACTGGACATACTTCGTATATTTTCTCTCTTACTTTGGCTGGCAAATTTCTTTACACGGGTTCTTCTGACAATGAAATCCGAGTATGGAAACGAAATCCCTTCAGCTATGAAGCTGGGGATGAGAACCACGCAAATAATGTGGTGGCAGTTGGGAAAAGTGCAGTAAAGTCTCTGGCTGTTCTAACAAACCAGCTGTTCAGTGCACACCAAGACTGCAAAATTCGAGTATGGAAGATAAAAACTCAAGAACCCcctaaaaacattaaatatgaaaaaatagCTACCCTACCCAAACTTATTGATCGTACTGTGAAACTTATAAACCCGAATAACCAAGTTGAGTTTCGAAGGCATAAGAAATGTACCTGGGTACACCATGTTGACACAGTCTCTGCACTAGTCCTGTCAAGAGATCAGTCCCTGCTTTACTCTGTTTCATGGGACAGAACACTAAAAGTCTGGCGAACATCTGACTTCAAATGTTTGGAGTCGATAAGCAATGCACACGATGATGCTATAAATGCAGTTACAGTGTCTTATGATGGAGATGTCTACACCGGTTCAGCAGACAGGAAAATCAAGGTATGGAGGAAACCGTCGGGATACAAGAAGCATACTCTAGCTAGCACACTGGAGAAGCATACTTCAGGCATAAATGCCTTGGCACTTAGTCCTGATGGATTGTTATTGTACTCAGGGGCATGTGATAGATCCATTTTAGTATGGGAAAAGAATAGTCATGATGAAAGCATAGAGCTTTTAGGAGCTCTACGCGGTCATACCAAAGCCATTTTGTGCTTGGCCACGGTTGACGATTTGGTTTGCAGTGGCTCCGCTGATAAGACCGTGAGAGTCTGGAGAGGGGTTCAGAATAATTACTCTTGTCTAGCAGTGTTAGAAGGGCACCAAGGTCCAGTCAAGTGCCTGATTGCAGCAGCTGATGCTTATTGCCCCCATAATAACACATCATCCTCGAATTATATTCTCTACAGTGGTAGTTTAGACTGCGATATTCGGGTGTGGCAGGTATTGGTCTCTAAGTGA